A single genomic interval of Flavihumibacter rivuli harbors:
- a CDS encoding DUF6814 family protein — MNQLKKYLGIVWILLGPAAIYYLVKTAAAEVSKNPVIDTKIQWGVFVIIFIPIAIGMMIFGYYALQGEYDHLPESSSEIND; from the coding sequence ATGAATCAGCTAAAAAAATACCTGGGAATAGTTTGGATATTGTTGGGTCCGGCAGCCATTTACTACCTGGTAAAGACAGCTGCCGCCGAGGTCAGCAAGAACCCGGTGATCGATACGAAGATCCAGTGGGGCGTATTCGTGATCATCTTCATCCCAATCGCCATCGGAATGATGATATTCGGGTATTATGCCCTGCAGGGAGAATATGACCACCTGCCGGAAAGTTCTTCCGAGATCAATGACTGA
- a CDS encoding sensor histidine kinase, whose translation MNNWIIIAAALAYLILLFLIAWYAEKRQKSGRSLINNGYVYALSLAVYCTAWTYYGSVGRASTHGLEFLTIYLGPTIMCAAFWPVLRKIIRICKTQRINSIADFISTRYGKNFSIASLVTISCVVGIIPYIAIQLKAISASFELLSAGNNPQASPVNDTTFYVTIALTLFIIFFGTRSVDASEKHEGLVAAIAAESVVKFLAFIAAGIFITYGIFNGAGDIFSRAMERKELQHLFTLGGEGAGPSSWLSTLVLSMFAIIFLPRQFQVGVVENLREVHLKKAIWLFPLYLFAINIFVLPIAIGGMLLGTGSDADMYVLSIPLAHGQQWLSLFIFIGGFSAATGMIIVETIALSTMVSNNLVIPLLLSRSLSVGSQGSLQTTILWVRRISILLILLIAYAYDKAVAEQFSLVSIGLVSFAAVAQLVPALLGGIYWKEASKAGAIAGLVTGFLIWTITLVIPSMVNAGLLPDAIMQEGIFGQGWLRPYSLMGLKGLDPITHSLFWSLSLNTLVFTLTSMYTRRSVQETYQAEIFTDIFEQSRYADNKVVWKGNASVRDLKGLLQTFLGEERAEKILVNYANRHKIDLAVKRADPRLTNFTEKILSGVIGSASAHIMVTSVAKAEELGIEEVVNMLRESQQIIELNKELRKKSSELAKAGEQLQAANSQLREMDAMKDEFLYTVTHELRTPLTSIRALAEIVHDNPDLPDEQQQHYLGAIVKETERLSHLITQVLNLERYESGRQKLHMSSVNLTQLIRDVADATLPLIKEKQVELKLHLPDSMLLVECDKDLVSQVIYNLLSNAIKFTPEEGSISITTRHNYDEVQVWVADTGKGIPEDLHELIFDKFFQARNQTLTKPQGSGLGLAICKKIVELHQGKIWVESKPGLGSTFIFTLPSTKTFFLNG comes from the coding sequence ATGAATAATTGGATCATCATAGCAGCTGCGCTGGCTTACCTCATACTGCTATTCCTGATCGCCTGGTATGCAGAAAAACGGCAAAAGAGCGGAAGGAGCCTGATCAATAACGGCTATGTTTACGCGCTTTCATTAGCTGTTTATTGTACTGCCTGGACCTATTATGGCAGTGTGGGAAGGGCTTCAACACATGGACTGGAATTCCTGACCATCTACCTGGGGCCAACCATCATGTGCGCTGCCTTCTGGCCCGTCCTGCGGAAGATCATCAGGATCTGTAAAACACAACGCATCAACAGCATTGCGGATTTCATTTCCACCAGGTATGGCAAGAACTTCTCCATCGCCAGCCTCGTCACCATCAGCTGCGTGGTGGGCATTATCCCCTATATCGCCATTCAGCTGAAGGCGATATCCGCCAGTTTTGAACTCCTCAGCGCGGGCAACAACCCGCAGGCCAGCCCGGTAAATGACACCACCTTCTATGTAACGATCGCCCTTACCCTCTTCATCATCTTTTTCGGGACCCGATCAGTAGACGCATCTGAAAAACATGAAGGATTGGTAGCTGCTATTGCAGCAGAATCAGTGGTGAAATTCCTGGCTTTTATCGCTGCTGGCATTTTTATTACCTATGGCATCTTCAATGGTGCAGGGGACATATTCAGCCGGGCAATGGAAAGAAAAGAGTTACAGCACCTGTTCACCCTGGGAGGTGAAGGTGCAGGACCATCAAGCTGGTTATCCACCCTGGTCCTTTCCATGTTTGCCATCATCTTTCTCCCCAGGCAATTCCAGGTAGGGGTGGTGGAAAACCTGCGGGAGGTCCACCTGAAAAAAGCCATCTGGCTGTTTCCCTTATACCTCTTTGCCATCAATATTTTTGTGCTGCCCATTGCCATTGGCGGCATGCTACTGGGCACCGGTTCAGATGCAGACATGTATGTCCTGAGCATCCCCCTCGCACATGGCCAGCAATGGCTGAGCCTCTTTATTTTCATCGGGGGATTCTCCGCAGCAACAGGTATGATCATCGTGGAAACCATAGCCCTTTCCACCATGGTTTCCAATAACCTGGTGATCCCGCTGCTATTATCCCGCTCGCTGAGCGTGGGCAGCCAGGGTTCCCTGCAGACCACCATTCTCTGGGTAAGAAGGATCTCCATACTGTTGATCCTTTTGATCGCTTATGCCTACGACAAGGCAGTTGCAGAACAGTTCTCCCTGGTATCCATTGGCCTGGTATCTTTTGCAGCCGTTGCCCAGTTAGTACCGGCCCTGCTGGGAGGGATCTACTGGAAAGAAGCATCCAAGGCTGGCGCCATAGCCGGTTTGGTTACAGGCTTCCTCATCTGGACCATTACCCTTGTCATTCCTTCCATGGTGAATGCAGGCCTACTACCTGATGCCATCATGCAAGAAGGGATATTTGGGCAAGGCTGGCTCAGGCCCTATTCATTGATGGGCCTCAAAGGCCTTGATCCTATAACCCATTCCCTTTTCTGGAGCCTGTCCCTCAACACCCTGGTCTTTACCCTCACCTCCATGTACACCCGAAGATCAGTACAGGAAACCTACCAGGCGGAGATTTTTACCGACATCTTCGAGCAATCCAGGTATGCCGATAACAAGGTGGTCTGGAAAGGCAATGCCAGTGTACGCGACCTGAAAGGACTGTTACAGACTTTCCTGGGGGAAGAACGGGCGGAGAAGATCCTCGTCAACTATGCCAACCGCCACAAGATCGACCTCGCCGTGAAGCGGGCAGATCCCAGGCTCACCAACTTCACGGAAAAGATACTTTCAGGGGTAATTGGTTCGGCCTCGGCGCATATCATGGTCACCAGTGTGGCCAAGGCGGAAGAGCTGGGCATTGAGGAAGTGGTGAACATGCTGAGGGAATCCCAGCAGATCATTGAACTCAATAAGGAACTGCGGAAAAAATCCAGCGAGCTGGCAAAAGCCGGGGAACAACTGCAGGCGGCCAATAGCCAGCTCAGGGAAATGGATGCCATGAAAGATGAATTCCTCTATACCGTGACCCATGAGTTGCGCACACCGCTCACCTCCATCCGTGCGTTGGCTGAGATAGTGCACGATAACCCCGACCTGCCCGATGAACAACAACAACACTACCTGGGGGCGATCGTGAAAGAAACCGAAAGGTTGAGCCACCTGATCACGCAGGTACTTAACCTGGAGCGCTATGAATCGGGCAGGCAAAAATTGCACATGAGTTCAGTTAACCTCACCCAACTCATCAGGGACGTGGCGGATGCAACCCTGCCCCTGATAAAGGAAAAACAGGTTGAACTGAAACTACACCTTCCCGACAGTATGCTGCTGGTGGAATGCGACAAGGACCTCGTCAGCCAGGTGATCTATAACCTGCTGTCCAATGCCATCAAGTTCACTCCCGAAGAAGGAAGCATCAGCATCACCACCCGCCATAATTATGATGAGGTGCAGGTATGGGTGGCAGATACCGGGAAGGGGATCCCGGAAGACCTGCATGAGCTCATCTTTGACAAATTCTTCCAGGCCAGGAACCAGACCCTTACCAAACCGCAAGGAAGCGGGCTGGGGCTGGCCATCTGCAAAAAGATCGTGGAATTACACCAGGGCAAAATATGGGTGGAAAGTAAACCGGGACTAGGTTCAACCTTTATCTTTACATTACCATCCACAAAAACCTTTTTCCTGAATGGATAA
- a CDS encoding 1-acyl-sn-glycerol-3-phosphate acyltransferase has product MIYPLVKRLMKRAMGAFYQRILHHNLDLVPSRGPVLLVANHPSSLMDAALLGILMKRPIHFFARGDIFVNPIVNRILKSLHMHPVHHHEGGRSTLNKNDESIEIAINLLAKGEVVLFFPEGVSHVDYFLRPFRKGAFRIAMQAVSRHQLPSLPIIPIGINYSHPTRLFSTVWVQAGHPIDAAAYTGIYASQPASAIKQLTEASYAAVRQLVLHTQPEEAKGFAETLHLVRNEMGLLPAAAQIETEKTVEQQSPGLNVLQTELDAYHQSLQSTRLSDHALALASHQQLPTSTLWLGLPSAVLGWLLHGLPLLTARAIADKKVYRVDFYTWVLVAAAALLSLVWYLLIFLVGIALVGIKTTGIILLITWICGWYSWQYYRYYTLWREQRRALKVNSPLLASLKEQRKALMERIYQVTGIQKKSGH; this is encoded by the coding sequence ATGATCTATCCGTTAGTCAAACGCCTGATGAAGAGGGCAATGGGGGCATTCTACCAAAGAATACTCCACCATAACCTGGACCTGGTACCTTCCAGGGGCCCTGTCCTGCTCGTTGCCAACCACCCTTCTTCCCTGATGGATGCCGCATTATTGGGCATATTGATGAAACGTCCCATTCATTTTTTCGCGCGTGGCGACATATTTGTCAACCCCATCGTTAACCGCATCCTGAAAAGTCTGCACATGCATCCCGTGCACCACCATGAAGGCGGGAGAAGTACTTTGAATAAGAATGACGAGTCCATAGAAATAGCCATCAACCTATTGGCTAAAGGGGAAGTGGTATTGTTCTTCCCGGAAGGGGTCAGCCATGTTGATTATTTCCTGCGGCCATTCAGGAAAGGCGCTTTCAGGATCGCCATGCAAGCTGTATCCAGGCATCAGTTGCCATCCTTACCAATAATACCCATAGGCATCAATTACAGTCACCCCACCAGGCTCTTCAGTACTGTATGGGTCCAGGCCGGTCATCCAATTGATGCCGCAGCCTATACAGGGATATATGCATCCCAACCAGCCTCAGCCATCAAACAATTAACAGAAGCCAGCTATGCCGCAGTGAGGCAACTGGTATTACATACCCAGCCGGAGGAAGCAAAAGGCTTTGCAGAAACCCTGCACCTGGTAAGGAATGAAATGGGCCTGCTTCCTGCAGCCGCACAGATCGAAACAGAAAAAACCGTAGAGCAACAAAGCCCTGGACTAAACGTACTACAAACCGAATTGGATGCCTATCATCAATCATTGCAATCCACCAGGCTCAGTGACCATGCACTGGCATTGGCCTCCCATCAACAATTGCCTACCTCAACCTTATGGTTGGGATTGCCGAGTGCTGTGCTGGGTTGGCTCTTGCATGGCCTTCCCTTACTTACGGCAAGGGCGATAGCGGATAAGAAAGTGTACCGCGTCGACTTTTATACATGGGTATTAGTAGCAGCTGCTGCCTTGCTGAGCCTGGTCTGGTATCTCCTCATCTTTTTGGTGGGCATAGCCCTGGTCGGCATCAAAACCACAGGGATCATCTTATTGATCACCTGGATCTGTGGCTGGTACAGCTGGCAATACTACCGCTATTATACCTTATGGCGGGAACAAAGAAGGGCACTTAAGGTCAATAGCCCCCTGCTGGCCTCACTGAAAGAACAACGCAAAGCCTTGATGGAACGCATTTACCAAGTCACGGGTATCCAAAAAAAATCCGGGCATTGA
- a CDS encoding MFS transporter: protein MKQPNQSKGIWKVIGASSVGTLIEWYDFYIFGSLATVIANQFFPKTNPTAALLSTLATFAAGFIVRPFGALVFGRLGDLIGRKYTFLLTLVLMGGSTFAIGLVPGYETIGFAAPIIVLILRLLQGLALGGEYGGAATYVAEHAPENKRGYFTSWIQTTATLGLFVSLGVILLTRHSLDPDLPTSIKKFNDWGWRIPFLVSILLVIVSIYIRMKMKESPLFAKLKSEGKVSVNPLKESFGHRTNLKMVLLALFGATMGQGVVWYTGQFYAQSFIENVCKVDFDQSRTMIIWAIVFATPFFVVFGAWSDKVGRKWIMMTGMLLAIFSYRPIYKQFMELTNVAEMQKTLLASADAPVVKRNLGPNQSDSLVTTSIIKTLNNGISFKEVNVDTLYSATPGQVGKATTSYVEKKLDNNTYWKFVGLIFLQIIFVTMVYGPIAAFLVELFPTKIRYTSMSLPYHIGNGVFGGLTPFIATLLTTMHTSDKLVGLWYPIIIAAVCLVIGTLYVSNKIDPNVND, encoded by the coding sequence ATGAAACAACCCAACCAATCCAAAGGCATCTGGAAGGTGATCGGCGCTTCTTCCGTCGGCACCCTCATTGAGTGGTACGACTTCTACATTTTCGGAAGTCTTGCAACGGTAATCGCCAACCAGTTCTTTCCCAAGACCAACCCTACTGCAGCCTTATTGAGTACCCTGGCCACTTTTGCAGCAGGCTTTATTGTAAGGCCCTTCGGCGCCCTTGTGTTCGGAAGGCTGGGCGACCTGATCGGCCGCAAGTACACCTTCCTCCTCACCCTGGTATTGATGGGTGGCTCCACTTTTGCCATTGGCCTGGTGCCGGGCTATGAGACCATTGGGTTTGCCGCACCGATCATCGTGTTGATCCTGCGCTTACTGCAAGGATTGGCTCTCGGTGGGGAATATGGTGGTGCGGCCACCTATGTGGCAGAACATGCCCCGGAAAACAAACGCGGCTATTTCACCTCCTGGATCCAGACCACTGCTACGCTCGGACTATTTGTTTCCCTGGGTGTGATCCTGCTTACCCGCCATAGCCTGGACCCCGATCTCCCAACCTCCATTAAGAAATTCAACGACTGGGGCTGGCGGATCCCCTTCCTGGTATCTATCCTGCTGGTGATCGTTTCAATCTATATCCGAATGAAAATGAAGGAATCCCCTTTGTTTGCCAAACTAAAATCGGAAGGAAAGGTTTCCGTTAACCCACTCAAGGAAAGTTTTGGCCACAGGACCAACCTGAAGATGGTATTACTGGCCTTGTTCGGCGCTACCATGGGACAAGGCGTGGTATGGTACACCGGCCAGTTCTATGCGCAATCCTTTATTGAAAATGTATGCAAGGTGGATTTTGACCAGAGCCGCACGATGATCATCTGGGCCATTGTTTTTGCCACACCATTCTTCGTGGTATTTGGCGCATGGAGTGATAAAGTTGGAAGGAAATGGATCATGATGACAGGCATGTTGTTGGCCATCTTCTCCTACCGACCCATCTACAAACAATTCATGGAACTCACCAATGTGGCCGAAATGCAAAAGACACTGCTGGCTTCTGCTGATGCCCCGGTGGTTAAGCGCAACCTCGGCCCTAACCAATCAGACTCCCTTGTCACTACCAGCATCATTAAAACCCTGAACAATGGGATCAGCTTCAAGGAAGTGAATGTAGACACCCTTTATTCCGCCACCCCTGGCCAGGTAGGAAAAGCCACAACAAGCTATGTGGAAAAGAAACTGGACAACAACACCTATTGGAAATTCGTTGGGCTGATCTTCCTTCAGATCATCTTTGTAACGATGGTGTATGGCCCTATCGCAGCCTTCCTGGTAGAACTCTTCCCCACCAAGATCAGGTACACGTCCATGTCGCTTCCCTATCATATCGGCAATGGCGTTTTCGGTGGGCTAACCCCATTCATCGCAACCCTGCTGACCACTATGCATACCAGTGACAAGTTGGTGGGACTCTGGTATCCCATCATCATTGCGGCGGTCTGCCTGGTGATCGGAACGCTTTATGTAAGCAATAAGATAGACCCTAACGTTAATGACTAA
- a CDS encoding IS1/IS1595 family N-terminal zinc-binding domain-containing protein, with the protein MKQLQCPRCKSESTAKSGVVKGRQRYHCKSCNYYFTVLKEGKNIDPYYVIKALQLYIEGVSLREIERIMGISHVSVMNWVRKYHIKAPENYEYRPTYKVLTHAELLDFFREREALRNAGCMITELGDKFMVIKWERFRKNTL; encoded by the coding sequence ATGAAACAGTTGCAATGCCCGCGCTGCAAAAGTGAGTCAACGGCCAAAAGCGGCGTCGTTAAAGGCCGACAGCGCTATCACTGCAAGTCTTGCAACTACTATTTTACGGTCCTGAAGGAAGGCAAGAACATCGATCCTTACTATGTCATAAAAGCCCTCCAACTGTATATCGAAGGGGTTTCCCTGAGGGAGATCGAGCGCATCATGGGCATCAGCCACGTGAGTGTAATGAACTGGGTAAGGAAATACCACATCAAGGCGCCGGAAAACTATGAATACCGGCCGACCTACAAAGTCCTTACCCATGCGGAATTGCTGGATTTTTTCAGGGAGCGGGAAGCCCTTCGCAACGCAGGTTGCATGATCACGGAACTGGGTGACAAGTTCATGGTCATCAAATGGGAAAGATTCCGCAAAAATACCCTTTGA
- the acs gene encoding acetate--CoA ligase — protein sequence MSYPYQVKDYDQYKAAYKKSVDDPEGFWADIASHFYWRKRWDRVLEWNFKDPEVKWFIGGKLNITENCLDRHLGSLGNKPAIIWEPNDPEEHHRVLTYRELHNKVIQFANVLRNNGVKKGDRVCIYMGMVPELAVAVLACARIGAIHSVIFGGFSAQSIADRIMDANAEFVITCDGAFRGNKEIPLKSVIDDALIQCRFVKRVIVLTRTRTPVSMIKGRDVWWEDEIKKVETMGNPDCPAEEMDAEDPLFILYTSGSTGKPKGVVHSCAGYMVYTNYTFVNVFQYQPGEVHFCTADIGWITGHSYIVYGPLSAGATSLMFEGIPTWPDAGRFWDIVDKYKVNILYTAPTAIRSLMGFGLGPVQGKDLSSLRVLGTVGEPINEEAWHWYDENIGKGRCPIVDTWWQTETGGTMISNLAGVTPAKPSYATLPLPGIQPVLVDEKGEEIKGNDVSGNLCIRFPWPSIIRTTYGDHERCRTNYFATYDNMYFTGDGCYRDAEGFYRITGRVDDVLNVSGHRIGTAEVENAINMHAGVVESAVVGYPHDIKGQGIYAFVIYQGTHGDENLSRQDITQTVSRIIGPIAKPDKIQFVSGLPKTRSGKIMRRILRKIAEGELDKLGDTTTLLDPGVVDEIKNGKL from the coding sequence ATGTCATACCCCTACCAGGTCAAAGATTATGACCAGTACAAAGCAGCCTATAAGAAAAGTGTGGATGACCCGGAAGGTTTCTGGGCCGATATTGCTTCCCATTTTTATTGGCGCAAGCGCTGGGATCGCGTACTTGAATGGAATTTCAAGGATCCCGAAGTGAAGTGGTTCATTGGTGGTAAGTTGAACATTACTGAGAACTGCCTTGATCGACATCTGGGATCCCTGGGCAATAAACCTGCTATTATCTGGGAGCCCAATGACCCGGAAGAGCACCATCGTGTATTGACCTATCGCGAACTGCACAACAAAGTGATCCAGTTTGCGAATGTGCTGCGCAACAATGGGGTGAAGAAAGGCGACAGGGTTTGTATTTATATGGGTATGGTTCCTGAACTGGCGGTTGCTGTATTGGCCTGTGCGCGGATCGGCGCTATCCATTCGGTGATCTTCGGGGGCTTCAGCGCGCAGAGCATAGCCGACCGTATCATGGATGCGAATGCTGAATTCGTGATCACCTGTGATGGGGCGTTCAGGGGCAATAAGGAGATCCCTTTGAAGAGCGTGATCGATGACGCGCTGATCCAGTGCCGTTTTGTGAAGCGGGTGATCGTATTGACCAGGACCCGCACCCCGGTGTCCATGATCAAAGGCCGGGATGTATGGTGGGAAGATGAGATCAAGAAGGTAGAGACCATGGGCAATCCGGATTGCCCTGCCGAAGAAATGGATGCGGAAGACCCGCTGTTCATCCTCTATACATCCGGATCAACAGGTAAGCCCAAGGGGGTGGTGCATAGTTGTGCCGGCTATATGGTCTATACCAACTACACATTCGTGAATGTGTTCCAGTACCAGCCTGGTGAAGTGCATTTCTGTACGGCAGATATCGGCTGGATCACGGGACACAGTTATATCGTTTACGGCCCCCTTAGTGCAGGAGCCACTTCCCTAATGTTTGAAGGTATTCCCACCTGGCCTGATGCGGGGCGTTTCTGGGATATCGTTGATAAGTACAAGGTGAATATCCTGTATACAGCACCTACGGCGATCCGCTCCCTGATGGGATTTGGCCTCGGCCCCGTACAGGGTAAGGACCTGTCCTCCCTTCGGGTATTGGGCACCGTTGGAGAGCCCATCAATGAGGAAGCCTGGCATTGGTATGATGAGAATATTGGTAAAGGTCGTTGCCCGATCGTGGATACCTGGTGGCAGACCGAAACAGGAGGCACCATGATCAGTAACCTGGCTGGTGTTACGCCTGCCAAGCCTTCCTATGCCACCCTTCCATTACCGGGCATCCAGCCGGTATTGGTGGACGAAAAGGGAGAAGAGATCAAGGGCAATGATGTTAGCGGCAATCTCTGCATCAGGTTCCCCTGGCCTTCCATCATCAGGACCACCTATGGCGACCATGAGCGCTGCCGGACCAATTATTTCGCCACCTATGACAATATGTACTTCACAGGCGACGGCTGTTACCGCGATGCGGAAGGATTCTACCGTATCACCGGAAGGGTGGACGATGTATTGAACGTGAGCGGTCACCGCATTGGTACTGCAGAAGTGGAGAACGCGATCAATATGCATGCCGGCGTGGTGGAAAGTGCCGTGGTTGGCTATCCCCATGATATCAAGGGACAGGGCATCTACGCTTTCGTTATTTACCAGGGTACACATGGCGATGAAAACCTGAGTCGACAGGATATCACCCAAACGGTGAGCAGGATCATCGGTCCTATCGCCAAGCCTGATAAGATCCAGTTTGTGAGTGGGTTGCCCAAGACCAGGAGTGGGAAGATCATGCGCAGGATCCTGCGGAAGATCGCCGAAGGTGAATTGGATAAACTAGGGGATACTACCACCCTCCTTGACCCGGGTGTGGTGGATGAGATCAAGAATGGCAAGTTATAA
- a CDS encoding T9SS type A sorting domain-containing protein, with translation MFNPGTSSVTFNGLNNTTININGGGNGTISFYDVILDKPNSPGGDNMNIAAGDQVTVLNNLTLTNGTLGTGTGILQVNGNIDIQTGFLGALVDLIIGGNGNSIINVDAPFKQAGNGNITINKANAASTVSFVTNLPSNNIVLGPSTTAGALTINSGLVNFPDNDNFLLNFVNFSVNAPGAYNAGTGTVTLERNNAQTISINGPLTTGTLNFTNLVVNNTSGGGNVNLEIGDAIVVSNNLTISAGRFNTPGGSAINNSTIQVGGNITLNAAATATTAAIRLLFIGGNNQSVSLAAGTESHFNGPIEVTKSGGNITLLSPMIVDQGGQTFTFASGIINSTTQNYLQFGQNTTWSGASNTSHVNGPVRKSGTTAFTFPVGNGVYLGAIHMSGNTGFNDPLIAARTYQATYIRQNPQDNWPNTNQPPTFGNPPQLITISTCEYWLLDEQDNIIPPSSTDPTIPYTWLSYDNVRSCGVTDATFIGVMGWLGSARWNNFANGGLTTVNGINYVRSNVRTFNVLENFQAPVFTLGTVRPDLNPLPVRWLSFNGRYFNSGVDLSWSTAAELNNDKFTVERSADGVSFSAIGEVKGRGNSNVNATYAFRDQKPLNGVSYYRIRQTDLDGKESYSDVIKITISNGNAGGFRVFPNPLNGNAQLVLENTAWTNKKVTVTVFNALGAIVRQEQVTFGADSRARLDLSNLQGGSYFIRTQFNNQKEVLPFVIQ, from the coding sequence GTGTTCAATCCTGGCACTAGTTCAGTTACCTTTAATGGGCTAAATAATACAACCATTAATATCAATGGGGGAGGCAACGGCACTATTTCCTTTTATGATGTGATACTGGACAAGCCGAATTCGCCAGGTGGAGACAACATGAATATTGCTGCAGGAGATCAGGTCACTGTACTCAATAATCTTACACTTACCAATGGCACATTGGGAACTGGTACTGGTATATTGCAGGTGAATGGAAACATAGATATTCAAACAGGCTTTTTAGGAGCACTCGTTGACCTTATTATTGGCGGAAATGGCAATTCGATCATCAATGTTGACGCTCCATTTAAACAGGCTGGAAACGGGAATATCACCATAAATAAAGCCAACGCAGCCAGCACGGTTTCCTTCGTAACCAATCTGCCTTCCAACAATATTGTATTAGGACCTTCAACTACAGCCGGAGCTCTAACCATCAATAGCGGGCTTGTTAACTTCCCGGACAATGACAACTTCCTCCTGAATTTTGTGAATTTCTCTGTTAACGCCCCCGGTGCATATAATGCCGGGACCGGAACAGTAACCTTGGAAAGGAACAACGCCCAAACCATTTCCATCAATGGGCCATTGACCACTGGCACCCTCAATTTCACCAATTTGGTGGTAAACAATACCTCAGGAGGTGGCAACGTCAATCTTGAGATCGGTGATGCAATTGTTGTAAGTAACAATCTTACCATAAGTGCCGGAAGATTTAATACCCCAGGTGGTTCCGCTATAAATAACTCTACTATTCAGGTAGGTGGAAATATCACTTTGAATGCAGCCGCTACCGCGACGACAGCTGCGATCAGGCTGCTGTTCATTGGCGGCAATAACCAATCAGTATCCCTTGCGGCTGGCACGGAAAGCCACTTCAATGGCCCAATAGAAGTGACCAAGTCAGGAGGCAATATTACCTTGTTAAGCCCCATGATAGTTGACCAGGGAGGCCAGACTTTTACCTTTGCTTCAGGAATCATCAATTCCACAACGCAAAACTATCTTCAGTTTGGCCAGAACACAACCTGGTCGGGGGCCAGCAATACCAGCCATGTTAACGGTCCGGTTCGTAAGAGTGGTACAACAGCCTTCACCTTTCCTGTGGGCAACGGAGTCTACCTTGGCGCCATCCACATGAGTGGAAATACAGGGTTCAATGATCCCCTGATTGCCGCCAGGACCTATCAGGCCACCTATATCAGGCAGAACCCCCAGGATAACTGGCCTAATACCAACCAGCCACCCACATTTGGAAACCCTCCTCAACTTATTACCATCAGCACTTGTGAATACTGGCTTTTGGATGAACAGGATAATATCATCCCTCCTTCTTCTACAGACCCCACTATTCCCTACACATGGCTTTCATATGATAATGTACGCAGTTGTGGGGTTACTGATGCTACCTTCATTGGGGTGATGGGTTGGCTGGGCAGCGCCCGCTGGAACAATTTCGCCAATGGTGGATTGACTACCGTAAATGGTATCAATTATGTTCGTTCCAATGTAAGGACCTTCAATGTGCTGGAAAACTTCCAGGCACCAGTCTTTACACTAGGCACGGTTCGTCCTGACCTCAACCCGCTGCCTGTTCGTTGGTTGAGTTTCAATGGACGTTATTTCAACAGTGGTGTTGACCTGAGCTGGAGCACTGCTGCAGAACTGAATAACGACAAGTTCACTGTTGAGCGTTCTGCTGATGGTGTTAGCTTCAGCGCTATTGGCGAAGTGAAGGGTCGCGGCAACTCCAACGTTAATGCTACTTATGCTTTCAGGGACCAGAAACCCTTGAATGGCGTAAGCTACTACCGTATCCGCCAGACCGATTTGGATGGCAAGGAGTCTTACAGCGATGTCATCAAGATAACCATCTCCAATGGTAATGCAGGCGGCTTCAGGGTATTCCCGAACCCATTGAATGGCAATGCCCAATTGGTACTGGAAAATACTGCATGGACCAACAAGAAGGTTACGGTTACCGTGTTTAACGCGCTTGGCGCCATTGTTCGCCAGGAGCAGGTAACTTTCGGAGCGGATAGCCGCGCAAGGCTCGACCTGAGCAACCTACAGGGTGGTTCCTATTTTATCCGCACCCAGTTCAACAACCAAAAAGAGGTCCTGCCTTTTGTGATCCAATAA
- a CDS encoding L,D-transpeptidase family protein: protein MKIKRLSLPLLLLLSAGLFSFSGHHYRSIRKNRFNSELNGKPRIEIDKTDYELSIFDDDGWYATYPVVFGNKSLDDKMVEGDRKTPEGDYKIVSKRPHEKWGQIMLIDYPTAADYAKFNERKRKGLIPKNARIGNGIGIHGTWQRDDMAVDYFQNWTNGCISLKRSEMEELYKMIPIGTRVSIRK from the coding sequence ATGAAAATTAAGCGCTTATCCCTACCACTGTTGCTTTTACTCAGTGCCGGCCTATTTTCATTTTCCGGCCACCATTACCGATCCATCAGGAAGAACCGATTCAATTCGGAACTGAACGGCAAGCCTAGGATAGAGATCGACAAAACCGATTACGAACTCAGTATTTTTGATGATGATGGCTGGTATGCCACTTACCCGGTAGTCTTTGGCAACAAAAGCCTGGACGATAAAATGGTAGAAGGCGACCGGAAGACCCCGGAGGGGGACTATAAGATCGTGTCCAAACGCCCTCATGAAAAGTGGGGACAGATCATGCTGATCGACTACCCTACCGCCGCTGATTATGCCAAGTTCAATGAAAGGAAGCGGAAAGGGCTGATCCCCAAAAATGCCAGGATCGGCAACGGCATTGGCATCCATGGCACCTGGCAAAGGGATGATATGGCTGTGGATTACTTCCAGAACTGGACCAATGGCTGCATCAGCCTCAAAAGAAGTGAGATGGAAGAGCTCTATAAGATGATCCCGATCGGGACCAGGGTGAGTATCCGAAAGTAA